The Pararge aegeria chromosome 8, ilParAegt1.1, whole genome shotgun sequence genome window below encodes:
- the LOC120625939 gene encoding uncharacterized protein LOC120625939 translates to MESNLQEDKLEGWTKEEKFELLEALKEFGSFNIDNIREFVSNKTGDQIRDAIEFYKRKASVEPPVIQKRERKINLPTVPLSSWAKFIIDTHGFDDLQTETAAALRLIAEFEEKPPAVCTEKIDFKKVYHMLADALEGKPLPNDKYVLTLFDKCIVETALTSKALNRGTKCFKRILQTSCNPEEADVNSFIKPTEDKELITLRYLATKRNYNPLNIPESSLKFPTFTVK, encoded by the coding sequence TAGAAGGTTGGACCAAGGAAGAAAAGTTTGAATTGCTTGAAGCCCTAAAAGAATTTGGATCATTTAATATTGACAACATTAGAGAATTTGTTAGTAACAAAACTGGAGATCAGATCAGAGATGCAATTgagttttataaaagaaaggCATCTGTAGAACCTCCAGTAATACAAAAAAGGGAACGTAAAATTAATCTGCCAACAGTGCCTTTATCTAGCTGGGCCAAGTTTATTATAGATACCCATGGATTTGACGACCTTCAAACGGAAACAGCTGCTGCGTTACGTTTAATAGCGGAGTTTGAAGAAAAACCACCTGCTGTATGCACTGagaaaattgattttaaaaaagtATACCACATGCTCGCTGATGCATTGGAAGGCAAACCACTACCGAATGATAAGTATGTCTTGACCCTTTTTGATAAATGTATTGTTGAAACAGCCCTCACTAGTAAGGCGCTTAACAGAGGTACTAAGTGTTTTAAGAGAATTCTTCAGACATCATGCAATCCAGAGGAGGCAGAtgttaattcattcattaaaccAACTGAAGACAAAGAACTTATAACTCTCAGATATTTAGCTACAAAAAGGAATTACAATCCCTTAAATATACCTGAAAGTAGTCTGAAATTTCCAACATTTACtgttaaataa
- the LOC120625941 gene encoding uncharacterized protein LOC120625941 — translation MITSHDFPVRHAFLYKMQVQSHAIPNAAVETGDMRRNNIYFLTTIALFLFVTSSFGYQDFQVTFENSKTSNQIDALSREKRQLEEFENDYPTPSAQEAEEEPGFWDRVVKVAIKLFSRFIEWLNSS, via the exons ATGATTACTAGTCATGATTTTCCGGTACGCCACGCCTTCCTATATAAAATGCAAGTTCAAAGTCATGCAATCCCTAATGCCGCAGTTGAAACCGGAGACATGCGAcggaataatatctactttttaACAACTATTGCGCTATTCTTATTTGTAACATCAAGTTTTGGATATCAGGATTTTCAG GTCACGTTTGAAAACTCAA aAACCTCAAACCAGATTGATGCCTTATCTAGAGAAAAACGGCAACTAGAAGAATTTGAAAATGACTACCCTACACCCTCAGCTCAGGAAGCGGAAGAGGAGCCAGGATTCTGGGATAGAGTAGTAAAAGTAGCAATAAAATTGTTCAGTAGATTTATTGAATGGTTGAACTCATCttaa